A portion of the Longimicrobiaceae bacterium genome contains these proteins:
- a CDS encoding BadF/BadG/BcrA/BcrD ATPase family protein translates to MPPPLIGIDVGSTTVKAVVLDADSREILWKDYQRHETRQPEKVEQFLTAILDAFPEARDRVRVYMTGSGAGPLCEPLGARFIQEVNAVTMAVEQLHPDVGSVVELGGQDAKIILFNVDEATGERTCQTSMNDRCASGTGATIDKCMLKVGMDPAEVARIAFDPDRLHHVAAKCGVFAETDIVNLVKAGIPGPEIMNSLADAIVRQNLAVLTRGNTLRARVLLLGGPNCYLPFLQACWRLRIPETWAERGYEYDRDAPLEELILVPPDSQYYAAYGAVLFGLLDPSNAARAEFRGLEPLREYMRSGRSARLAADAGPPLARSAAELDSFREAYAVPLFRPRGCTPGEVVRAAIGIDGGSTSSKAVLVSEDGEVLRKAYRLSKGNPIQDVKEILAELRAGVEGDGGRLEVVAVGATGYAAPVLEESLRVDANVVETIAHMMSARAYFPDVDVICDIGGQDIKVIFMENGDVKDFKLSNQCSAGNGMLLQAMADQFGIPITRYSDVAFDAALSPKFSYGCAVFLDTDRVNFQKEGYSKEEMLAGLAMVLPKNVWQYVVGVPRMAELGTRFVLQGGTQKNLAAVKAQVDYIRARVPGAEVFVHPHCGEAGAIGAAMEALRVVGRRGESRFVGLQAAIELAYTTRNDESTRCNFCPNHCSRTFIDTRTPDGRTSRYIAGFSCEKGTVESKEALKALVAERKALRARYPNMVEYESELAFRHFYEPAPLPEAGSPIADVEVRRGFFGSIRRRPITRGFERSSAADAEWRAGLRIGMPRVLNMYSTGPLWRTYFETLGVPQHHIIWSDVSSEEMFREGGKYGSIDPCYPSKVAQAHIHNLLVHKHTGRRTGPLQFIFFPCLTHVPTFVSHTVDAAACPIVAGSPKVLRAAFTKEVDFFARAGVEYVDVALSLNEPYYFSEQLWQAWGDRLRITRDEHNVAIEQGWAAMAEFDRLVQEGGRAILEEVEQTGRIAVLVIGRPYHLDPGMHHGIPDEIQALGYPILSIRSIPKDPEWLATYFRADLDEGRIADVFDIRDVWPENYSANSVQKVWAARFAARHPNLGVLDLSSFKCGHDAPTYGLIDSILKAAGTPRLVMHDIDANKPGGSIAIRTKTFAYSLERHAERLEDRRARVAELKRRVDERLREMREGPRAGSGTWQLPVLPASAAGVACSRR, encoded by the coding sequence ATGCCGCCCCCGCTGATCGGCATCGACGTCGGCTCGACCACCGTGAAAGCGGTCGTCCTCGACGCGGACAGCCGTGAGATCCTCTGGAAGGACTACCAGCGCCACGAGACGCGGCAGCCGGAGAAGGTCGAACAGTTCCTGACCGCGATCCTGGACGCCTTCCCGGAGGCTCGGGACAGGGTGCGGGTCTACATGACCGGCTCCGGCGCGGGTCCGCTCTGCGAACCTCTGGGCGCGCGCTTCATCCAGGAGGTCAACGCCGTCACCATGGCGGTGGAACAGCTCCATCCGGACGTGGGGTCGGTGGTGGAGCTGGGGGGGCAGGACGCCAAGATCATCCTCTTCAACGTGGACGAGGCCACCGGTGAGCGCACCTGTCAGACCTCGATGAACGACAGGTGCGCCTCCGGCACCGGCGCGACCATCGACAAGTGCATGCTCAAGGTGGGGATGGATCCGGCGGAGGTGGCGCGTATCGCCTTCGACCCGGACCGCCTCCACCACGTCGCGGCCAAATGCGGGGTGTTCGCCGAGACCGACATCGTCAACCTGGTCAAGGCGGGCATTCCCGGGCCGGAGATCATGAACTCGCTGGCGGACGCGATCGTTCGCCAGAACCTCGCGGTGCTCACCCGCGGCAACACGCTCCGCGCGCGGGTGCTCCTCCTCGGCGGGCCCAACTGCTACCTCCCCTTCCTGCAAGCCTGCTGGCGCCTGCGCATCCCCGAGACCTGGGCGGAGCGCGGGTACGAGTACGACCGCGATGCCCCGCTCGAGGAGCTGATCCTGGTGCCGCCGGACAGTCAGTACTACGCGGCGTACGGGGCGGTCCTGTTCGGCCTGCTGGACCCGAGCAATGCGGCGCGAGCCGAATTCCGCGGGCTGGAACCCCTGCGAGAGTACATGCGCAGCGGGCGCTCCGCACGCCTCGCCGCCGACGCCGGCCCACCGCTCGCGCGCAGCGCGGCGGAGCTCGACTCCTTCCGAGAGGCTTACGCGGTTCCCCTGTTTCGCCCGCGCGGCTGCACCCCCGGCGAGGTCGTGCGCGCCGCCATCGGCATCGATGGGGGGTCCACCTCGAGCAAAGCCGTCCTGGTGTCGGAGGATGGCGAGGTGCTGCGCAAGGCGTACCGTCTGTCCAAGGGCAACCCGATCCAGGATGTCAAGGAGATCCTGGCGGAGCTACGCGCGGGCGTGGAGGGGGACGGCGGAAGGCTCGAGGTGGTCGCGGTCGGCGCCACCGGGTACGCCGCCCCCGTGCTGGAGGAGTCCCTCCGGGTGGACGCGAACGTGGTCGAGACGATCGCTCACATGATGAGCGCGCGAGCCTACTTCCCCGACGTCGACGTCATCTGTGACATCGGTGGCCAGGACATCAAGGTCATCTTCATGGAGAACGGGGACGTCAAGGACTTCAAGCTGAGCAACCAGTGCTCGGCGGGGAACGGCATGCTGCTGCAGGCGATGGCCGACCAGTTCGGCATCCCCATCACCCGCTATTCGGACGTGGCCTTCGACGCGGCACTCTCGCCGAAGTTCAGCTACGGGTGCGCCGTGTTCCTGGACACCGACCGGGTGAACTTCCAGAAGGAGGGCTACAGCAAGGAGGAGATGCTCGCCGGACTGGCGATGGTGCTGCCCAAGAACGTGTGGCAGTACGTGGTCGGGGTGCCGCGCATGGCGGAGCTGGGGACCCGCTTCGTCCTGCAGGGGGGCACGCAGAAGAACCTGGCCGCCGTGAAGGCTCAGGTGGACTACATCCGCGCGCGGGTGCCGGGGGCAGAGGTCTTCGTCCACCCGCACTGCGGGGAGGCCGGCGCCATCGGGGCGGCGATGGAGGCGCTGCGCGTGGTGGGGCGTCGCGGGGAAAGCCGGTTCGTGGGCCTGCAGGCGGCGATCGAGCTGGCATACACCACCCGCAACGACGAGAGCACCCGCTGCAACTTCTGCCCGAACCACTGCTCCCGAACCTTCATCGACACGCGGACTCCGGACGGGAGGACGTCGCGCTACATCGCCGGCTTCTCGTGCGAGAAGGGCACGGTGGAGAGCAAGGAGGCGCTGAAGGCACTGGTGGCCGAGCGCAAGGCGCTGCGTGCACGCTATCCGAACATGGTGGAGTACGAGAGCGAGCTCGCCTTCCGGCACTTCTACGAGCCGGCGCCGCTCCCGGAGGCCGGGAGCCCGATCGCCGACGTAGAGGTGCGCCGCGGGTTTTTCGGGAGCATCCGGCGGCGCCCGATCACGCGCGGGTTCGAGCGCTCTTCGGCCGCGGACGCGGAGTGGCGCGCCGGGCTGCGGATCGGGATGCCCCGGGTGCTGAACATGTACAGCACGGGACCGCTCTGGCGGACCTATTTCGAGACGCTGGGTGTGCCCCAGCACCACATCATCTGGAGCGACGTCAGCTCGGAGGAGATGTTCAGGGAAGGCGGGAAGTACGGATCCATCGATCCGTGCTATCCCTCGAAGGTGGCGCAGGCGCACATCCACAACCTGCTGGTGCACAAGCACACCGGGCGCCGCACCGGGCCGCTGCAGTTCATCTTCTTCCCCTGCCTCACCCACGTTCCGACCTTCGTCAGCCACACGGTCGATGCGGCCGCGTGCCCCATCGTGGCCGGCTCTCCCAAGGTGTTGCGCGCCGCGTTCACCAAGGAGGTGGATTTCTTCGCCCGCGCCGGCGTCGAGTACGTGGACGTCGCCCTCTCCCTCAACGAGCCGTACTACTTCAGCGAGCAGCTCTGGCAGGCATGGGGAGACCGGCTGCGCATCACCAGGGACGAGCACAACGTCGCCATCGAGCAGGGGTGGGCGGCCATGGCGGAGTTCGATCGGCTGGTGCAGGAGGGGGGTCGGGCGATCCTGGAGGAGGTGGAGCAAACCGGCCGGATCGCCGTGCTGGTGATCGGCCGGCCGTATCACCTCGATCCGGGAATGCACCACGGCATCCCGGACGAGATCCAGGCGCTGGGCTACCCGATCCTGTCGATCCGATCGATCCCCAAGGATCCGGAGTGGCTGGCGACGTACTTCCGCGCCGATCTCGATGAGGGCCGGATCGCGGACGTCTTCGACATCCGTGACGTGTGGCCGGAGAACTACTCGGCGAACTCGGTGCAGAAGGTGTGGGCCGCCCGTTTCGCCGCGCGACACCCGAATTTGGGCGTCCTCGACCTCTCCTCCTTCAAGTGCGGACACGACGCGCCCACCTACGGTCTGATCGATTCAATCCTGAAGGCCGCCGGTACCCCGCGCCTGGTCATGCACGACATCGACGCCAACAAGCCGGGTGGATCCATCGCCATCCGCACGAAGACCTTTGCCTACTCCCTCGAGCGCCACGCGGAGCGCCTGGAGGACCGGCGTGCGCGCGTGGCCGAGCTGAAGCGGCGCGTCGATGAGCGGCTGCGGGAGATGCGGGAGGGCCCCCGGGCCGGCTCCGGGACGTGGCAACTACCGGTACTGCCTGCCTCTGCCGCGGGCGTAGCCTGCTCACGCCGATGA
- a CDS encoding NUDIX domain-containing protein, producing MISQAGAVAVRSVGDELCILLVRAKKNPEHWILPKGHVEPGETESEAAVRELREEAGIQGQVIAPLGALEFPSDEGVVHAEYFLVGGVSEVGGGEDRETRWCTLEEALRLIIWEDTRDLVRRAVSLFESQPGRQEGFRP from the coding sequence ATGATCTCTCAGGCGGGTGCGGTCGCCGTTCGCTCCGTCGGCGACGAGTTGTGCATTCTCCTCGTTCGTGCAAAGAAGAACCCTGAGCACTGGATTCTGCCCAAGGGCCATGTAGAGCCGGGCGAGACGGAGTCAGAAGCTGCAGTGCGTGAGTTGCGGGAAGAGGCGGGAATACAGGGGCAAGTGATCGCTCCGCTAGGAGCTCTCGAGTTCCCGTCCGACGAGGGGGTGGTTCATGCAGAGTACTTTCTGGTGGGCGGCGTGTCAGAGGTTGGCGGGGGCGAGGACAGGGAAACCCGCTGGTGCACGCTGGAGGAGGCGCTTCGACTGATCATCTGGGAAGACACCCGGGATCTCGTCAGACGAGCCGTGTCTCTGTTCGAATCGCAACCTGGCCGACAGGAAGGGTTCAGGCCTTGA